The Amycolatopsis coloradensis sequence CAAGCCGGTCCGCAAGCGTACGAACTTCCGCAGAAGCCGAATAAGGATGATCGGCACGCAACTCTCCCCAGCAGCATGAACTCGCCCATGTCGTCGGCCACCGTAGCTCCTATCCGGACGAGCCGGACATGAGAACACAAAACCGATCACCTCACGGCCGCCCACAGAATCCGTCGGCACTCGCAAGCTCGCCGGGGCAATTTTTGCGATATTTTGACGACCGTCGCGCACTCGACCTGGGGCTATCAAAAACACGTCAGGAACCGTTAGCGCATGCGGACAATTCAGGCGTGTCTCACTAGGGTCCTCGCGGAGGTTCCTGAATGCACGGTCAGACACTGGTGGTCGGGTTCGGTGTCACCGGCTCCAGCGCCGCTAGCCATCTGCTCGCCTGTGGCGCTGATGCCGCTGACCTCGTCGTGCTCGATGCCGACGCGGACGCGGTCCGGTCGGCCACAGAACTGGGCGCCCGTGCGTTGCGTGGCGACGGGACCGATCGCGTCGCGTTCGCGCGGGCGGCCTCCGTAGAGGTCGATCGGATCGTCATCGCCTTGGTACCGGATCACACCGCGGTGATGTCGACGATGCTGGCACGCGAGCTGTGCCCTTCCGCGATGATCGTGACCGCTGTGCGCGAAAACGCTCACGTGACCACTGCCCGCCGCCTTGGCGCCGACCACGCGGTGGTCACCGCCGAAGCCGCCGGCAGTGCCCTGGCCGGAGCTCTGCACCAGCGTCACCGTCCGGCGCGCACACCGTGGGCGATCGCCCAACGACCGGCCCGGGCATCCGAGGTGGGAAGAGAGCTGAGGGACAGCGACCCGACAGCGGTCGGACTGATCCGCGACTGCCGACGTCACTGGGGCACACACGCAGCCGGACTACGTGTGGCGCCTGGGGATCAGATCGTGCTCCTCCGGACACACACCCTCACAGAAAGCTAGGCTGCGCCGTCCATGCCCAGAATTGCCGCCATCACCAAGCGCCTCCTTGTGGGCAGGCCCTTCCGTAGTGATCGCCTGTCCCACACGCTGCTGCCCAAGCGGATCGCGTTGCCGGTGTTCGCGTCCGACCCGATGTCGAGCGTGGCCTACGCACCCGAAGAGATCCTGCTGGTGCTCTCGGTCGCGGGGGCATCGGCGTTCGTGTTCAGTCCCTGGATCGCCCTCCTGGTCGCCGTCGTGATGATCTCGGTCGTCGCCTCCTATCGGCAGAACGTCCGCGTCTACACCTCCGGCGGCGGCGACTACGAAGTCGCCACGGTCAACCACGGTCCCCGATGGGGTCTCGTGGTCGGCAGCGCCCTGCTCGTGGACTACGTGCTGACCGTGGCGGTGTCGATCGCCTCCGCCGCAGCCAACATCGGTTCGGCCGTGCCCTTCGTGGGAGAACACAAGGTCGAGTTCGCCGTCGGAGCGATCCTGGTGCTGACGGCCATGAACCTGCGCGGTGTCCGGGAATCGGGCACCGCGTTCGCGATCCCCACCTACGCCTTCGTGTTCGGCATCCTCGCCATGATCATCTG is a genomic window containing:
- a CDS encoding NAD(P)-binding protein — protein: MVGFGVTGSSAASHLLACGADAADLVVLDADADAVRSATELGARALRGDGTDRVAFARAASVEVDRIVIALVPDHTAVMSTMLARELCPSAMIVTAVRENAHVTTARRLGADHAVVTAEAAGSALAGALHQRHRPARTPWAIAQRPARASEVGRELRDSDPTAVGLIRDCRRHWGTHAAGLRVAPGDQIVLLRTHTLTES